The Trichocoleus desertorum ATA4-8-CV12 genome window below encodes:
- the rimO gene encoding 30S ribosomal protein S12 methylthiotransferase RimO, whose product MGNKPTISVAHLGCEKNRIDTEHMLGLLVEAGYQVDTNEDLADYVIVNTCSFIQAAREESVRTIVELAEANKKVVITGCMAQHFQEELLNELPEAVALVGTGDYNKIVNVIQRVETGERVKEVTPEPTYIADETTPRYRTTTEGVAYLRVAEGCDYRCAFCIIPHLRGNQRSRTIESIVAEAEQLAAEGVQELILISQITTNYGLDIYGEPKLDELLRALGKVNVPWIRMHYAYPTGLTPKVIAAIQETPNVLPYLDLPLQHSHPEILRAMNRPWQGRVNDSIIERLKTALPDAVLRTTFIVGFPGETDEHFEHLLQFVERHEFDHVGVFTFSAEEGTPAYSLPNQVPQAIMDKRRDALMALQQPISLKKNQAEIGKTVNVLIEQENPETGELVGRSIRFAPEVDGVVYVQGEAALGTLVPVTIADADVYDLYGRVAP is encoded by the coding sequence ATGGGCAATAAGCCAACTATTTCCGTCGCACATTTAGGTTGCGAGAAAAATCGAATTGACACTGAACACATGCTCGGTCTGCTGGTAGAAGCAGGCTATCAAGTTGATACCAACGAAGACTTGGCCGACTACGTCATCGTCAACACTTGTAGCTTCATTCAAGCAGCGCGAGAGGAATCGGTTCGCACCATTGTTGAGCTGGCTGAAGCCAACAAGAAAGTGGTGATTACGGGTTGCATGGCCCAGCACTTCCAAGAAGAGTTGCTAAACGAGTTACCGGAAGCCGTGGCCCTAGTTGGGACAGGTGACTACAACAAAATCGTCAACGTGATTCAGCGGGTGGAAACGGGTGAGCGCGTCAAGGAAGTAACGCCAGAGCCGACTTATATCGCTGACGAAACTACTCCTCGTTATCGCACCACCACGGAAGGCGTCGCTTATCTGCGGGTGGCAGAGGGTTGCGATTACCGTTGTGCCTTCTGCATTATTCCGCATCTCCGAGGCAATCAGCGATCGCGCACCATCGAATCTATTGTGGCCGAGGCTGAACAATTGGCTGCTGAAGGCGTGCAAGAGCTGATCTTGATCTCCCAAATCACCACCAACTACGGTTTAGATATCTACGGCGAGCCAAAGTTGGACGAACTGCTGCGGGCTTTAGGGAAAGTTAATGTGCCTTGGATTCGCATGCACTATGCCTATCCCACGGGACTCACCCCCAAAGTGATTGCAGCGATTCAGGAAACACCCAACGTTCTGCCTTACCTGGATTTGCCGTTGCAACATTCTCACCCAGAAATTCTGCGGGCGATGAATCGGCCTTGGCAAGGTCGCGTCAACGACAGCATCATCGAACGGCTAAAAACGGCCCTACCTGATGCTGTTCTCCGCACCACTTTTATTGTCGGCTTCCCTGGGGAAACTGATGAGCATTTCGAACACCTGTTACAGTTCGTAGAACGGCATGAGTTTGATCATGTGGGCGTGTTTACCTTTTCAGCTGAAGAGGGCACTCCTGCCTATAGCCTGCCAAATCAAGTACCGCAAGCTATAATGGACAAGCGTCGTGATGCGTTGATGGCCCTTCAACAACCCATTTCCTTGAAGAAGAATCAAGCTGAAATCGGGAAAACTGTTAACGTTCTGATTGAGCAAGAAAATCCTGAAACTGGCGAGTTGGTTGGGCGTTCCATTCGCTTTGCTCCAGAAGTTGACGGCGTTGTCTATGTTCAAGGCGAGGCAGCGCTGGGAACCTTAGTTCCAGTTACGATCGCCGACGCTGATGTTTACGATCTTTATGGTCGCGTTGCACCCTAA
- a CDS encoding DUF1802 family protein — MEPTISHALKEWAVAVNALAQGQTILLLRKGGIKEQGGAFKVAYDQVLLYPTYEHQKPELLKPNYAAQVQSVSSGWHPETVPISAWAQITHIIQVSEASTLAQLLPFHVWNEQFVSDRLKWKPRTPLYLLLLRTYRLPQTQMIPYHLEYGGCQSWIDLATSISLADSVPALSDAEYSHQTKTIQTMINESTVQTTVTSL; from the coding sequence ATGGAACCAACCATCAGTCATGCGTTAAAAGAGTGGGCTGTAGCTGTCAATGCCTTGGCGCAGGGACAAACTATTCTGCTGTTACGCAAGGGAGGGATTAAAGAGCAAGGTGGAGCTTTCAAGGTAGCTTATGACCAAGTGCTACTCTACCCTACCTACGAGCACCAAAAACCTGAACTGCTCAAGCCTAACTATGCGGCTCAAGTTCAATCAGTATCATCGGGTTGGCATCCTGAAACGGTTCCCATTAGCGCTTGGGCTCAAATCACTCACATTATCCAGGTCAGTGAGGCGTCAACCTTGGCTCAACTGCTCCCCTTCCACGTTTGGAATGAGCAGTTTGTGAGCGATCGCTTAAAGTGGAAGCCCCGTACACCGCTGTATTTGCTGCTGCTACGGACTTATCGTCTCCCGCAGACCCAAATGATTCCCTATCATCTAGAGTATGGAGGGTGCCAATCGTGGATTGATTTAGCCACCTCGATTTCACTAGCTGATTCAGTACCAGCGCTCAGCGATGCCGAGTACAGTCACCAGACCAAAACGATTCAAACGATGATCAATGAATCGACGGTTCAAACGACAGTGACTTCTTTATGA
- a CDS encoding DEAD/DEAH box helicase, with protein MTLSFQSLGLSEARVQHLEKIGFTTPSAIQAQAIPHLLAGRDVVGQAQTGTGKTAAFSLPILEQIDLNAVGVQALILTPTRELAVQVSQAIRTFNDERRLHILPIYGGQAIDRQIMRLRQGVQVVVGTPGRVLDLLDRGDLKLNNLRWLVLDEADEMLNMGFIDDVEKILTQVPTERHTAFFSATMPPSIRKLVNRFLRSPITVTIEQPKAAPSRINQVAYMVPRGCTKARALQPILELEDPESALIFVRTRRAAAELTSQLQGAGHSVDEYHGDLSQSQRERLLHRFRETQVRWVVATDIAARGIHVDDLTHVINYDLPDSVENYVHRIGRTGRAGKEGTAISLVQPLDRRKLRDIERHIRQGLEIRSIPTRAQIEARHIEKLQAQLREALAGERMASFLPIVAQLGEEYDSHAIAAAALQMIYDRSRPAWMQSEAYEDIVTDDKPRLNSGSKPKPVKKVVKTSSAPQASASKNG; from the coding sequence ATGACTCTTTCGTTTCAAAGTCTCGGCCTCTCTGAAGCCCGCGTTCAACATCTAGAAAAGATCGGTTTTACCACTCCCAGCGCAATTCAAGCCCAAGCCATTCCTCATCTGTTGGCAGGCCGTGACGTAGTAGGCCAAGCCCAGACGGGTACAGGTAAGACTGCTGCTTTTTCGCTGCCCATCCTAGAGCAGATTGATTTGAATGCGGTAGGGGTACAGGCGTTGATCCTAACTCCCACTCGTGAGTTGGCTGTTCAAGTCAGTCAAGCCATTCGTACCTTCAATGATGAACGACGACTGCACATTCTACCGATCTATGGTGGTCAAGCGATCGATCGCCAAATTATGCGTCTCAGACAAGGCGTACAGGTAGTCGTAGGAACTCCTGGACGAGTGTTAGATTTACTCGACCGTGGCGACCTGAAGCTAAACAACCTGCGTTGGTTGGTATTGGATGAAGCCGATGAAATGCTCAATATGGGCTTCATTGACGATGTTGAAAAAATCCTGACCCAGGTGCCCACAGAGCGGCACACCGCTTTTTTCTCGGCTACCATGCCACCGTCGATCCGCAAGCTGGTCAACCGATTCTTGCGATCGCCTATCACGGTCACTATTGAGCAGCCCAAAGCCGCTCCTTCTCGGATTAACCAAGTTGCTTACATGGTGCCCCGTGGTTGCACCAAAGCTAGAGCTTTGCAACCGATTCTGGAACTAGAAGATCCCGAATCAGCGTTGATCTTTGTACGGACTCGCCGAGCTGCTGCCGAACTCACCAGTCAACTGCAAGGCGCAGGTCATAGCGTGGATGAATATCACGGTGACCTCAGCCAAAGCCAGCGGGAACGCCTCTTACATCGCTTCCGGGAAACCCAAGTTCGTTGGGTTGTGGCTACCGACATTGCCGCTCGTGGCATCCACGTTGATGACCTCACCCACGTGATCAACTACGATTTGCCTGATAGCGTTGAAAACTATGTCCACCGGATTGGTCGGACAGGTCGTGCAGGCAAAGAAGGAACTGCAATCTCTCTGGTTCAACCCCTGGATCGCCGCAAGCTGCGGGATATTGAGCGTCACATCCGCCAAGGTCTAGAGATTCGTTCGATCCCCACTCGTGCTCAGATTGAAGCGCGTCACATCGAGAAGCTACAAGCGCAATTGCGTGAAGCATTAGCAGGTGAGCGGATGGCTTCCTTCTTGCCAATCGTGGCGCAGCTGGGTGAAGAGTACGACTCTCACGCGATCGCTGCAGCTGCTCTGCAAATGATTTACGATCGCAGCCGTCCTGCTTGGATGCAATCTGAGGCTTATGAGGATATCGTGACTGACGACAAGCCTCGTCTCAACTCTGGCTCCAAGCCCAAGCCAGTTAAGAAAGTGGTCAAAACTTCTTCAGCACCCCAGGCATCTGCCTCCAAAAACGGCTAA
- a CDS encoding ATP-dependent helicase — MTSQIPANSDTNLFDPLTPKPLRSKPTLESLGELRARALEQIRASLRPGQQQMADWQGGPLAVSAVPGAGKSTGMAGAAAIAIARYQLHNSRQLVVVTFTRSAAANVKAKIRQALRAMSLPQGGFVVQTLHGLALNIATRHPDLSGLNLERLTLISPTQSHRLIRACIEQWIADHPALYQQLLEGQHFDGEETERLRRQSVLRTEVLPELAQTVIHEAKSSGLLPEDLQRLSQEITSDGYGVLEVAAGLYERYQTLLRSRDFIDYDEMILSALRVLENDSARQLWQTQTFAVFEDEAQDSTPLQTRLLEILSTDPSNAEQLPNLVRVGDPNQAINSTFTPADPVFFREFCERCGTQDRLVTMDQAGRSTQIIIDAANFVMEWVNRTYGSQRSPAAPQGNETVLPFRPQHIHPVDPQDPQPDANPAPTGRGLELHTPRDPYHTVELIGQRVIDLFGQDPQTQAAILVRENKQGRFIAENLSYLKRDYGIEVYDVGDRDRHSKVPGEILALLQFIDRPHSPDNLKAALAVLVERQLIPSQDLNAIASLPEQFLYPGPLDPAQADPVQKARRFCNSLLRARLELPHYQFISFLALALNYDQAELATADKLAERIAQQTVGDSSMSAMLMRLGEIVSSEKFEPVETENSEARYTRSGQLTIITMHKAKGLDWDYVFLPFLHEQTIPGGLRILPQSQFLGDFTLAEVARAQIRASLHGQFPLPDVATAWERAGQLKLAEEFRLLYVAMTRAKRLLWMSAAQKAPFTWNKPNNLEDKKPCPVLPALKRQFPEAVVS, encoded by the coding sequence ATGACTTCTCAAATTCCCGCCAACTCAGACACCAATCTTTTCGATCCGCTCACCCCCAAACCTTTGCGAAGCAAGCCAACGCTTGAATCTCTAGGTGAGCTAAGAGCAAGAGCCCTAGAACAAATCCGAGCGAGTTTGCGGCCTGGGCAGCAGCAAATGGCAGATTGGCAAGGTGGACCGTTGGCAGTTTCTGCGGTGCCTGGAGCGGGAAAGTCAACTGGGATGGCAGGGGCAGCGGCGATCGCGATCGCGCGTTACCAATTGCATAACAGCCGTCAACTGGTTGTCGTCACCTTTACCCGATCGGCGGCGGCGAATGTTAAGGCCAAAATTCGCCAAGCCCTGCGAGCCATGTCTCTCCCTCAGGGGGGCTTTGTGGTGCAGACGCTACATGGTCTGGCCCTCAATATTGCCACCCGACACCCTGATCTTTCTGGGCTCAACTTAGAGCGCTTAACTTTAATCTCACCGACCCAAAGTCATCGCCTGATTCGCGCTTGTATTGAGCAATGGATTGCTGATCATCCAGCTTTATACCAACAGTTGCTGGAAGGGCAACACTTTGATGGAGAAGAAACAGAGCGATTGAGGCGACAGTCAGTGCTGCGGACAGAAGTGCTGCCCGAACTGGCTCAAACCGTCATTCATGAAGCCAAGAGTTCTGGTTTGTTGCCTGAAGATTTGCAGCGCTTGAGTCAGGAAATTACATCAGATGGTTATGGAGTCTTAGAAGTCGCCGCTGGGCTGTATGAACGGTATCAAACTTTGCTGCGATCGCGAGACTTCATCGATTACGACGAAATGATTTTGTCTGCCCTGCGAGTGTTAGAAAATGACAGTGCTCGCCAGCTTTGGCAAACCCAAACTTTTGCAGTGTTTGAAGACGAAGCCCAAGACTCTACACCCCTTCAAACCAGGTTATTGGAGATCTTGTCTACCGATCCCAGCAATGCTGAGCAATTACCTAACTTAGTGCGAGTGGGCGATCCCAACCAAGCCATCAACTCCACCTTCACCCCAGCTGACCCCGTTTTCTTTCGAGAGTTTTGTGAACGCTGTGGCACCCAAGACCGATTAGTCACGATGGATCAGGCGGGTCGCAGCACCCAGATTATTATTGATGCTGCCAATTTTGTCATGGAATGGGTAAATCGCACCTATGGAAGTCAGCGATCGCCAGCTGCACCTCAAGGTAACGAGACGGTTCTCCCTTTCCGACCCCAGCACATCCATCCCGTTGATCCACAAGATCCCCAACCTGATGCCAACCCAGCTCCCACTGGGCGAGGTTTAGAGCTACACACCCCCCGTGACCCTTATCATACGGTCGAGTTAATTGGGCAGCGGGTCATAGATCTGTTTGGACAAGATCCCCAAACGCAAGCAGCCATCTTGGTGCGCGAAAATAAGCAGGGACGCTTTATTGCAGAGAACTTAAGTTACCTAAAGCGAGATTACGGCATTGAAGTTTACGATGTTGGCGATCGCGATCGGCACTCGAAAGTCCCAGGTGAAATCCTGGCCCTGCTGCAATTTATCGATCGCCCCCATTCCCCCGACAACCTGAAAGCTGCCCTTGCGGTTTTAGTCGAGCGGCAGTTAATCCCCTCGCAAGATTTGAACGCGATCGCCAGTCTCCCAGAACAGTTTCTATATCCTGGCCCGCTTGACCCCGCTCAAGCCGATCCGGTACAAAAGGCCCGCCGTTTCTGCAACAGCTTGCTCCGAGCCCGCTTGGAATTGCCCCATTATCAATTCATTTCCTTCCTAGCTTTAGCGCTGAATTATGATCAGGCGGAATTGGCGACAGCAGATAAGCTAGCCGAACGCATCGCGCAGCAAACGGTAGGCGATAGCTCGATGAGCGCAATGTTGATGCGACTGGGCGAAATCGTGAGTTCAGAGAAATTTGAACCTGTAGAAACAGAAAACTCAGAAGCTCGTTACACGCGATCGGGACAACTGACCATTATCACGATGCACAAGGCTAAGGGGTTGGACTGGGATTATGTATTTCTGCCCTTTCTGCATGAGCAAACCATTCCGGGTGGTCTGAGAATTCTGCCGCAATCTCAGTTTCTTGGGGACTTTACTCTGGCAGAAGTCGCTCGCGCCCAGATTCGCGCTAGCTTACATGGTCAGTTTCCTCTCCCTGATGTTGCAACTGCTTGGGAGCGGGCAGGGCAGTTGAAACTGGCAGAAGAGTTTCGGCTGCTTTATGTCGCAATGACTCGTGCCAAACGCCTGTTGTGGATGTCTGCGGCCCAAAAAGCGCCATTTACTTGGAATAAACCTAATAATTTAGAAGACAAAAAACCCTGCCCCGTTCTACCCGCACTCAAACGCCAGTTTCCTGAAGCAGTGGTTTCCTGA
- a CDS encoding BtpA/SgcQ family protein produces the protein MDLNHIFKTANPIIGVVHLLPLPASPRWGGSLKAVIDRAEQEATALASGGVDGIIVENFFDAPFAKDRVDPAVVSAMSLIVQRLMHLVTVPIGLNVLRNDAQSAIAIATCVQAHFIRVNVLTGVMATDQGLIEGQAHQLLRYRRELGSDVKILADVLVKHARPLGSPNLTTAVQETIERGLADGVILSGWATGSPPSLEDLELATAAANGTPVFIGSGADWENIPTLIQAADGVIVSSSLKRHGRIEQPVDPIRVSRFVESMRRSLAMKGQAKPMTSITAHSYSE, from the coding sequence GTGGACTTAAATCACATATTCAAAACCGCGAATCCCATCATTGGTGTTGTGCATTTGCTGCCTTTACCAGCCTCGCCGCGTTGGGGAGGGAGCCTAAAGGCTGTCATCGATCGCGCTGAGCAAGAAGCTACAGCTTTGGCATCAGGCGGTGTAGATGGCATTATCGTAGAAAACTTTTTTGATGCTCCCTTTGCCAAAGACCGCGTTGATCCGGCTGTGGTGAGTGCCATGAGCTTGATTGTGCAACGGCTGATGCATCTTGTGACGGTGCCTATCGGGCTCAATGTGCTGCGTAACGATGCTCAGAGTGCAATAGCGATCGCGACCTGTGTGCAGGCTCACTTTATTCGAGTCAATGTTTTGACTGGGGTGATGGCAACTGACCAAGGTCTAATCGAAGGGCAAGCGCATCAACTCTTACGCTATCGTCGGGAACTGGGCAGCGATGTCAAAATCTTGGCGGATGTGCTAGTGAAGCACGCCCGACCCTTGGGATCACCTAATTTGACCACAGCGGTGCAAGAAACCATTGAGCGTGGTTTGGCCGATGGGGTGATCTTATCTGGTTGGGCCACGGGTAGCCCTCCCAGCTTGGAAGATTTGGAGCTGGCGACAGCAGCGGCAAATGGTACGCCTGTGTTTATTGGCAGTGGGGCGGATTGGGAAAATATCCCGACCCTAATTCAAGCGGCAGATGGGGTGATCGTCTCCAGCTCCTTGAAGCGGCATGGCCGCATTGAGCAGCCAGTAGACCCAATTCGGGTGAGCCGTTTTGTAGAGTCGATGCGTCGTAGTTTGGCGATGAAAGGGCAAGCAAAGCCTATGACCTCCATCACGGCCCATTCTTATTCGGAATAA
- a CDS encoding vitamin K epoxide reductase family protein: MRRRRSTPWIHRWSRVIIAAIAAVGAVGTGYLTIIKLTGGAAACPTSGCEQVLSSPYATVFGLPLTLFGFLAYASMGGLAIAPLVVNTSANKDLHAKLENWTWPLMLAIGTAMTVFSGYLMYLLAFQIKALCLYCLASALFSISFLVLTVIGRTWEDVGQLFFTGLVVGLVTLVGTLGVYASIDGTGTTSASGSGAGEPGALVTTPSSPAQIGLAKHLSQVGAKMYGAYWCPHCNDQKQLFGREGAKQINYIECDPGGQNAQPGVCKAQKIEGYPTWEINGQFFGGTQSLEKLAELSGYQGPKNFQ, translated from the coding sequence ATGAGACGCCGACGTTCTACTCCTTGGATTCATCGCTGGTCTCGCGTGATTATTGCCGCGATCGCGGCTGTGGGAGCTGTAGGAACAGGCTACCTAACCATCATCAAGCTGACAGGAGGGGCTGCGGCCTGTCCCACTAGCGGCTGCGAACAGGTACTTTCTAGCCCCTACGCCACAGTATTTGGCTTGCCATTGACGCTATTTGGTTTTTTGGCTTATGCCAGTATGGGGGGGTTGGCGATCGCGCCTTTAGTGGTGAATACTTCTGCCAACAAAGACTTGCACGCCAAGTTGGAAAACTGGACTTGGCCGCTAATGTTAGCGATCGGTACAGCAATGACGGTGTTTAGCGGTTACTTGATGTACCTGCTGGCATTTCAAATCAAAGCGTTATGCCTCTACTGTCTAGCGTCGGCGCTGTTCTCAATTAGCTTCCTGGTTCTGACAGTCATCGGTCGAACCTGGGAAGATGTCGGGCAACTCTTTTTCACAGGATTGGTCGTTGGGTTGGTGACCTTGGTCGGAACTCTGGGGGTTTACGCCAGCATTGACGGTACAGGCACTACGAGCGCGTCAGGTTCTGGTGCTGGAGAACCGGGTGCCTTGGTGACAACTCCTTCTAGCCCTGCTCAAATTGGTCTAGCGAAGCACCTCAGCCAAGTTGGAGCCAAAATGTATGGCGCTTACTGGTGTCCCCACTGCAATGACCAAAAACAATTGTTTGGTCGTGAGGGTGCCAAGCAAATTAATTACATTGAGTGCGATCCGGGCGGCCAGAACGCTCAACCTGGAGTCTGCAAAGCTCAGAAGATTGAAGGCTATCCGACTTGGGAAATCAATGGACAGTTTTTTGGGGGAACCCAATCTCTAGAAAAGCTGGCTGAATTGTCAGGTTATCAAGGCCCGAAGAACTTTCAGTAA